One genomic window of Penaeus monodon isolate SGIC_2016 unplaced genomic scaffold, NSTDA_Pmon_1 PmonScaffold_234, whole genome shotgun sequence includes the following:
- the LOC119570242 gene encoding uncharacterized protein LOC119570242, producing the protein MTAVQMREHQLQDPKCEDLLGWLEGHRAVPGKRPPAALSSFEVEEGVLYYLRTFPDGLVREYVASCHVCQQCKGVAGRAPMEGHPLPEAQLVRVSADLMDLRGRVLQAFVDHYVTLFGPPDHLHTDNGLEFSSDEWRSLTMAHSFIVAYHPQSNGVVERTNRTVKDALSALAWQAPSQWPTHLPAVRLALNSAIHRAVGDQPLYLLMGRMALFGKGLTNRQTVDPDLILGRLADARRLAVEVSRKMHETNKAQYDRAARTSGPYEEGTLVLRKVLGNRGPLGDRWLGPAVYRSGWVLFVMMFWTCDHPSRCQGPC; encoded by the exons ATGACAGCCGTGCAGATGAGGGAGCACCAGCTACAGGACCCCAAGTGTGAGGACCTACTGGGTTGGCTAGAAGGACACCGGGCTGTACCTGGGAAGAGACCGCCTGCTGCACTCTCCAGCtttgaggtggaggagggtgtaCTGTACTACCTGCGGACGTTTCCTGACGGGTT GGTGAGGGAGTACGTGGCTAGCTGCCATGTATGCCAGCAGTGCAAGGGTGTTGCAGGACGCGCACCGATGGAAGGGCATCCACTGCCAGAGGCTCAACTGGTGAGAGTGTCAGCTGACCTTATGGACCTGCGGGG CAGAGTACTGCAGGCTTTTGTAGACCACTATGTGACTTTGTTTGGGCCGCCTGACCATCTCCACACTGACAATGGCTTGGAATTCTCCTCTGACGAGTGGCGCTCACTTACAATGGCCCACTCTTTTATTGTGGCCTATCACCCCCAGTCCAATGGGGTGGTGGAGCGCACCAATCGGACAGTGAAGGACGCGCTGTCGGCACTGGCTTGGCAGGCTCCCTCACAGTGGCCCACTCATCTGCCTGCTGTACGCCTTGCCCTGAACTCGGCCATCCACCGTGCCGTGGGGGATCAGCCATTGTACTTACTGATGGGTCGTATGGCGCTCTTTGGGAAGGGCCTGACTAATCGACAAACTGTGGACCCGGACCTGATACTGGGTCGCCTTGCAGACGCCCGCCGGTTAGCTGTCGAGGTGAGCCGTAAGATGCATGAGACCAACAAGGCCCAGTATGACCGTGCCGCACGCACCTCAGGACCATACGAGGAGGGCACGCTAGTCCTGCGTAAGGTTCTAGGGAACCGTGGACCCTTGGGTGATCGGTGGCTTGGTCCTGCCGTGTACAGAAGCGGTTGGGTCCTGTTTGTTATGATGTTTTGGACCTGCGACCACCCATCGCGCTGTCAGGGTCCATGCTAA